The proteins below come from a single Triticum aestivum cultivar Chinese Spring chromosome 5D, IWGSC CS RefSeq v2.1, whole genome shotgun sequence genomic window:
- the LOC123120443 gene encoding cytochrome b5, which translates to MSKAALTLEEVSKHNTKDDCWLIIAGKVYNVTKFLEDHPGGDDVLLSSTAKDATDDFEDVGHSSTARAMLDEYYVGDIDTATIPARTKYAPPKQPHYNQDKTPEFIIKILQFLVPLAILGLAVAIRMYTKSESA; encoded by the exons ATGTCCAAGGCGGCGCTGACCCTGGAGGAGGTGTCCAAGCACAACACCAAGGACGACTGCTGGCTCATCATCGCCGGCAAG GTATACAATGTGACCAAGTTTTTGGAGGATCACCCTGGAGGTGATGATGTACTGTTGTCCTCGACTG CCAAGGACGCAACCGATGACTTTGAGGATGTCGGGCACAGCAGCACCGCCCGTGCGATGCTGGACGAGTACTATGTCGGTGACATAGACACGGCCACGATACCTGCCCGGACGAAGTACGCTCCGCCGAAGCAACCACACTACAACCAAGACAAGACCCCCGAGTTCATCATCAAGATCCTCCAGTTCCTGGTCCCCCTGGCCATACTTGGTCTGGCTGTCGCCATTAGGATGTACACCAAGTCGGAATCGGCTTAA